The genomic window AGATTCGATTAGCAGGGGCACCACAAAAATCAGGTAGCTACCAGCCGTATCTTTTGCTGCAGATTCTGTGGCCGCCCGTATCAAGGGGTGAAGTATTTGTTCCAGCTTACTTTTCTCATCAGGCCGACTAAAAACGTGCTCACGCATCTTTTGCCTATTCATCGCACCCGAATCGAGGATGAATTCAGATCCGAATTCCTTCCCTATTGCCGGCATTGCGATACCATTGGGCGCGGTAATTTGATGCGCGATTAAGTCAGTATCGATCAGGCCAGCACCGAGTTCGGCAAACATGTCAGCGACAGTCGATTTGCCGCTACCGATGCCGCCTGTTAACCCAAGCGTAAATGCTGCCAAAGTCATCAGGCCATCAAACCAAAATAGGTTTGCGACAATTGTTGCCCCCATATTAGAGCAATCAAGCCAGCGGCCGCTAAATAGGGACCAAAAGGTATAGGTTTATTCTTACTCATTTTGGTGAATAGCATTAATGAAATGCCGACTAGCGCACCGACTAATGAGGACAATAATATGATAATGGGAAGCATACTCCAGCCCATCCAGGCACCAAGCGCCGCCAGCAGCTTAAAATCACCGTAACCCATACCTTCTTTACCCGTCGCTAATTTAAACAACCAGTAAATCGACCATAGGGAAAGATAGCCCGCCGCCGCACCGATAACTGCACTAGATAGCGAAGTGAAGCTGCCATTCAGATTGATGAGTAGTCCAGACCATAATAAGAGATAGGTCAAATCATCCGGTAATAATTGAGTATCGGCATCGATGAAAGTCATTGCTATCAGTAGCCAGACAAAAAACACTGCCCCCATGCCGACTAAGCCACTACCAAAACGCCAGACCATGTAGCCAGATAAAGCACCGGTCAGTAGTTCCACCAGCGGATAGCGAGGGGAAATAGGGGCTTTACATCCTGTGCATTTTCCTCGAATGAATAGATAGCTGAGTACCGGAATGTTTTCCAGCGCGGTAATTTGATGGCCGCAATGCGGACAAGCAGAGCGCGGCAACATCAGATTGTAGGTATCCGTATGTACCAGTTCTTTACCGCTTTCTATCGCCACATAGTTATCCGATTCCCTTTGCATCATTTTGGGAATTCTATGTATGACTACATTTAAAAAACTACCAATAAGCAAGCCAATCATCGCGGTGAAAGCAGTCGCCAGGAGATTTCCTGGCGCTGCAAATAAAAATACATCTTGCATCAAACCACCGAGCCTAATTTAAAGATAGGGAGATAAAGCGCAACCACCAAACCACCAATAATCACGCCGAGTATCGCCATAATCATAGGTTCCATAAGGCTGGCTAAGTTGGAGACCGCGTCATCTACTTCCTCTTCGTAAAAATCGGCTACTTTGCCTAACATCGCGTCGAGCGATCCAGACTCCTCACCGATAGAGACCATTTGTGTCACCATATTGGGAAATACATTTGCATTTTGCATGGCAACGGTGAGACTGGTGCCAGTGGTTACTTCGGTCTGTATTTTAACGGTTGCATCTAGGTAGACCGCATTACCGGCTGCTCCCCCGACGGAATCCAATGCCTCCACCAAGGGAACGCCAGCGGCAAACATGGTTGCCAGGGTACGTGTCCAGCGAGCAATCGTTGCTTTACGTATCACATCACCAAAGATAGGTGCTTGCAATAATATTCTATCCATGAAACGCTGCATATTGAGCGAGCGCTTCCACGTGTGCATAAAGAAGTAAATTGCGCCAAACAAACCACCAAAAATAAAATACCAGTTTGAA from Undibacterium parvum includes these protein-coding regions:
- the coaE gene encoding dephospho-CoA kinase (Dephospho-CoA kinase (CoaE) performs the final step in coenzyme A biosynthesis.), which encodes MTLAAFTLGLTGGIGSGKSTVADMFAELGAGLIDTDLIAHQITAPNGIAMPAIGKEFGSEFILDSGAMNRQKMREHVFSRPDEKSKLEQILHPLIRAATESAAKDTAGSYLIFVVPLLIESGTWRQRVSRILLVDCPEETQIERVIHRNGMTRAQVVAIMQAQASREQRLQAADDVIFNEGNLDEIRKQVSVLHRKYLLYSK
- a CDS encoding prepilin peptidase — translated: MQDVFLFAAPGNLLATAFTAMIGLLIGSFLNVVIHRIPKMMQRESDNYVAIESGKELVHTDTYNLMLPRSACPHCGHQITALENIPVLSYLFIRGKCTGCKAPISPRYPLVELLTGALSGYMVWRFGSGLVGMGAVFFVWLLIAMTFIDADTQLLPDDLTYLLLWSGLLINLNGSFTSLSSAVIGAAAGYLSLWSIYWLFKLATGKEGMGYGDFKLLAALGAWMGWSMLPIIILLSSLVGALVGISLMLFTKMSKNKPIPFGPYLAAAGLIALIWGQQLSQTYFGLMA